A window from Leptothermofonsia sichuanensis E412 encodes these proteins:
- a CDS encoding HEAT repeat domain-containing protein: MNLKAIKQQFPESASEIEALENLGFTTRQPGWLNNLDLDKAMTACWLLGKIGDDQDADVLVNLLAGQRSELWMQAAASLSSIMTQRHLSSLLSILETSSDPAQRESVVYALSFQLDSQIASHVIRVLTDIATNRVEAPSVRAQALEGLGNQLSQELFSQELSASSSQYQETVSAILQALDDSETVIRFWACFAVGRLKIEEALPKLQLLAQSDKTHVEGGWSVSEEAEDAITLINGEEPPLRQPCKSLAT; this comes from the coding sequence ATGAATCTTAAAGCCATCAAACAACAATTTCCAGAGTCAGCCAGCGAAATCGAAGCTCTTGAAAACTTGGGGTTTACAACTCGCCAACCAGGTTGGCTCAATAATCTCGACTTAGACAAGGCAATGACCGCTTGTTGGTTACTTGGAAAGATCGGGGACGATCAAGATGCAGATGTGCTCGTCAATCTGTTAGCAGGTCAACGCAGCGAATTATGGATGCAGGCAGCGGCATCCCTGAGTTCGATCATGACTCAGAGGCATTTAAGCTCCCTGCTCTCGATTCTTGAAACCAGTTCCGATCCAGCACAGCGAGAAAGTGTTGTGTATGCTCTTTCTTTTCAACTAGACAGCCAAATCGCCTCGCACGTAATTCGGGTATTAACTGACATTGCAACTAATCGGGTTGAGGCCCCCTCTGTTCGCGCCCAAGCCTTGGAGGGACTTGGGAATCAACTTTCGCAGGAGTTGTTTTCTCAGGAGTTGTCAGCTTCGTCATCTCAATATCAGGAAACAGTGAGCGCGATTCTGCAAGCACTAGACGATTCGGAAACGGTCATTAGGTTTTGGGCCTGCTTTGCGGTAGGTCGGCTCAAAATCGAGGAAGCATTGCCAAAACTTCAACTCCTTGCTCAGAGCGACAAGACCCATGTGGAAGGGGGGTGGTCTGTGAGTGAGGAAGCTGAGGATGCCATCACTTTAATCAATGGAGAAGAACCCCCTCTGCGTCAACCCTGCAAATCGCTTGCGACCTGA
- a CDS encoding transglutaminase family protein, whose product MTNHKVPVYYQISHTTTYHYSQPVSLYPHVVRLRPRSDSHQTLQSFSLLVTPSPVSQSPLIDLEGNALVKVWFQPEPTDSLTVQVLSQVETHQTNPFNYLLEPWAIRLPIDYPASLWMQLQPYLGGQYPSYGAAVDPVAVSLAQEISHQVEGNPTLFLSELNQILYTNCKYTIRETGDPMPPGITWLNRTGSCRDLTVLFIEACRAIGLAARFVSGYQEGDIDSNDRHLHAWAEVYLPGAGWRGFDPTHGLAVSDRHIALVASASHRYAAPISGSFSPAGGAQATMTYQLVIQSIG is encoded by the coding sequence TTGACAAACCACAAGGTACCTGTGTATTACCAGATCAGCCACACAACAACCTACCATTACAGCCAGCCAGTCAGCCTCTATCCCCATGTAGTGCGGTTGCGCCCTCGCAGCGATAGTCATCAAACTTTGCAATCCTTTTCCCTACTGGTCACCCCCAGTCCAGTCAGTCAGTCTCCTCTAATTGATCTGGAAGGAAACGCCCTGGTTAAGGTCTGGTTTCAGCCAGAGCCAACCGACTCCCTGACTGTGCAGGTGCTTTCCCAGGTAGAGACCCATCAGACAAACCCATTCAACTATCTGTTAGAACCCTGGGCGATCAGGCTGCCAATTGACTACCCGGCTTCTCTGTGGATGCAGCTTCAGCCCTATTTAGGCGGGCAGTATCCGAGCTATGGGGCAGCAGTTGATCCAGTCGCCGTCAGTCTGGCACAGGAAATTTCCCATCAGGTGGAAGGAAACCCTACATTGTTTCTGAGCGAGCTGAATCAGATACTTTATACAAACTGTAAATATACCATTCGAGAGACGGGAGATCCCATGCCACCGGGTATCACCTGGCTTAATCGGACAGGTTCCTGTCGAGATTTAACTGTTTTGTTTATTGAAGCCTGCCGGGCAATTGGGCTGGCTGCCCGATTTGTCAGCGGTTATCAGGAAGGGGATATAGACAGCAACGATCGCCACCTGCACGCCTGGGCAGAAGTATATCTACCGGGGGCTGGCTGGCGTGGGTTTGACCCGACTCATGGATTGGCAGTCAGCGATCGCCACATTGCCCTGGTTGCCAGTGCATCCCACCGCTATGCCGCCCCGATTTCTGGATCCTTTAGCCCGGCAGGAGGGGCACAGGCAACGATGACCTATCAATTAGTGATTCAGAGTATCGGGTAA
- a CDS encoding CHAT domain-containing protein yields MQSYHLATHGLLDDFREQGSPGAIALAPNGTGERNDGLLTANEILEMKLNAELAVLSACDTGRGRITGDGVIGLSRALMTAGVPSVIVSLWKVPDEPTALLMIEFYRNLQKNPNKAQALRQAMLTTKQLHPAPLDWSAFILLGRAE; encoded by the coding sequence TTGCAATCATATCACCTGGCTACCCACGGGCTGCTGGATGACTTTAGAGAACAGGGAAGTCCAGGGGCGATCGCCCTTGCCCCCAATGGAACCGGAGAGCGCAATGATGGGCTACTGACCGCCAACGAAATTTTGGAAATGAAGTTAAATGCGGAACTGGCGGTACTGAGTGCCTGCGATACCGGACGGGGCAGAATTACAGGTGATGGGGTGATTGGCCTGTCCCGCGCTTTGATGACTGCTGGTGTCCCCAGTGTCATCGTTTCCCTCTGGAAAGTGCCAGATGAACCCACTGCTCTGCTGATGATCGAATTTTACCGCAATCTGCAAAAAAATCCCAACAAAGCTCAGGCATTGCGGCAGGCAATGCTGACCACTAAACAACTCCATCCGGCCCCACTCGACTGGTCTGCCTTCATCCTGCTTGGCAGAGCAGAGTAA
- a CDS encoding sigma-70 family RNA polymerase sigma factor has translation MSSSLSTSWSTVKSAVSRISVSTKALSNEDLIRCCQAEPLPDKVAFAELLRRYQSHVEKVLYHLASDWQDRSDMAQEVWLRVYRNIHRLSETARFQGWLSRITTNLFYDELRKRKRSASVVSIDAPLSIGDSEIEWEIAATDPEPGEHLDRQEFYTQLQAAIAELPPIFRTTIVLREIEGMSYEEIAEITGASLGTVKSRIARARQRLQLQLQPYLEAC, from the coding sequence ATGAGTTCATCCCTGTCTACATCCTGGTCAACAGTCAAGTCAGCAGTTTCCCGAATTTCGGTGTCAACCAAAGCACTGTCTAATGAGGATCTGATTCGGTGCTGTCAGGCTGAGCCGTTGCCTGATAAGGTCGCTTTTGCCGAGTTGCTCCGACGCTACCAGTCCCATGTGGAAAAGGTGCTTTATCATCTGGCATCGGACTGGCAGGATCGATCGGATATGGCTCAGGAGGTATGGTTGCGAGTTTACCGTAACATTCATCGGCTCAGTGAGACTGCCAGGTTTCAGGGCTGGTTGAGCCGGATTACAACCAACCTTTTCTATGATGAATTGCGTAAACGGAAGCGGTCAGCTTCTGTCGTTTCTATAGATGCGCCCCTGTCGATTGGGGACAGCGAGATTGAGTGGGAGATTGCGGCTACTGACCCGGAACCAGGAGAGCATTTGGACCGGCAGGAATTTTATACTCAACTCCAGGCCGCGATCGCTGAATTGCCTCCCATCTTTCGGACAACCATTGTCTTGCGAGAAATTGAAGGCATGAGTTACGAGGAAATTGCTGAAATCACGGGAGCTTCTCTGGGTACAGTCAAATCTCGTATTGCCCGTGCGCGTCAACGGCTACAGCTCCAGTTGCAGCCTTACCTGGAAGCCTGTTGA
- a CDS encoding Npun_R2479 family HD domain-containing metalloprotein codes for MFNATELLIEDFVKKLKEGYRRTYGGWKSDYEDIIAWVGGMAMENIANSDALYHNVEHSILVTLVGQEILRGKHIREGGVSCEDWLHIIISLVCHDIGYVKGVCRQDRDGLYATGRDGAMVSLPPGSTDAGLTPYHVDRAKLFIDERFGGHKLIDAEVIKRNIELTRFPVPAAEDHQDTVNYPALIRASDLIGQLSDPRYLKKISALFYEFEETGVNKALGYRHPGDLRKNYPKFYWHGVFPYIKDALYYLSLTQQGKQIIANLYSNVFVVEHEKPQE; via the coding sequence ATGTTTAACGCCACTGAACTGTTAATTGAAGACTTCGTTAAAAAGCTCAAGGAGGGATACCGCCGTACCTATGGGGGGTGGAAGTCTGACTACGAAGATATCATTGCCTGGGTTGGCGGGATGGCGATGGAAAACATTGCCAACAGCGATGCCCTTTATCACAATGTCGAACATTCCATCCTGGTGACGCTGGTCGGACAGGAAATCTTACGTGGTAAACATATCCGGGAGGGTGGGGTTTCCTGTGAAGACTGGCTGCACATCATCATTTCCCTGGTCTGCCATGATATTGGCTATGTCAAGGGGGTTTGCCGCCAGGATCGGGATGGCTTATACGCAACTGGCCGGGATGGGGCAATGGTTTCCCTGCCCCCCGGCTCCACCGATGCTGGACTGACTCCCTACCATGTTGATCGGGCAAAACTCTTTATTGATGAGCGGTTTGGAGGACACAAACTCATTGATGCCGAAGTCATTAAGCGCAACATTGAATTGACTCGCTTCCCCGTCCCTGCTGCCGAAGACCATCAGGATACCGTGAACTATCCAGCCCTCATTCGTGCCTCTGATTTGATTGGGCAACTCAGCGATCCCCGCTATCTCAAAAAGATCAGCGCCCTCTTTTATGAGTTTGAAGAAACAGGGGTCAATAAAGCACTGGGCTACCGGCACCCTGGTGACCTGCGCAAAAACTATCCCAAGTTCTACTGGCACGGCGTTTTTCCCTATATCAAGGACGCCCTCTACTACTTATCGCTGACTCAACAGGGCAAGCAAATCATTGCCAACCTTTATTCCAACGTGTTTGTCGTCGAGCATGAAAAGCCCCAGGAATAG
- a CDS encoding ArsR/SmtB family transcription factor, with product MPKSARLPVPVTVLEAVADYFKILSETSRLHILQCLRAGPMNVMELCEETGLGQANLSKHLKVMTQAGILSRQPKGTSAYYEIADPLVFEFCELACGQIGDRLRQQAETFLQAASLQPNSNDSRESRKSEATRATEQPSSPRR from the coding sequence ATGCCGAAATCTGCTAGACTTCCAGTTCCTGTGACGGTTCTCGAAGCCGTTGCCGACTACTTTAAAATCCTTTCGGAGACAAGCCGATTACACATTCTGCAATGTCTCAGAGCTGGTCCCATGAATGTGATGGAGTTATGTGAAGAGACAGGGCTGGGGCAGGCAAATCTTTCTAAGCATTTGAAGGTGATGACTCAGGCAGGGATTCTTTCCCGTCAGCCCAAAGGAACCAGTGCTTACTATGAAATTGCCGATCCACTGGTCTTTGAGTTTTGTGAACTGGCGTGTGGCCAGATTGGCGATCGCCTGCGTCAACAGGCCGAAACCTTTCTACAAGCTGCTTCTCTTCAACCCAATAGTAATGATTCCAGGGAAAGTCGCAAATCTGAGGCAACCAGAGCAACGGAGCAACCATCCAGCCCCCGACGCTAA
- a CDS encoding cation:proton antiporter encodes MVAELGMTEGAIEANLKPFLLVLCVSLSVATLPNIFGWFRRIPYTLLLVIVGLGLALVNVRLVNLSPGLILTIFLPPLLFEAAWNLKWSSLKQAFLPVSLFAIIGVIISIAGITLGLTQFAGLSLTTALLIGVCLSATDPVSVVALFRELGVEKQLLTLTEGESLFNDGMAVVAFSFILSFSLGTTEFALQPILLDFFTVVGVGVGIGALIGFAISYLTQRFDLPLVEQSLTLVSAYGAYLLAEDLGGSGVIAVVTTGLILGNFGSRIGMNPRTRVIVTEFWDFLAFFVNSIVFLLIGDQIHFESLEQNLPTIAITVFAMLLMRAISIFTLSLVSNRFSATPIPLAEQTLLWWGGLRGSVSIALALSVPVALQERETVISTVFGTVLFTLLVQGLSVRPLLELFNLLGDQPLRQQFSEFVARQVALKRVEQYLEEIDYRPGIEPDFFGYQKALVRGELNRLGEEIDKLQDQNPSLREFATEQLRNELLAIEANTYAEFVQTGRLNQELASLLEEVIEG; translated from the coding sequence ATGGTAGCAGAGTTGGGCATGACTGAAGGGGCGATCGAAGCCAACCTCAAGCCCTTTCTACTGGTTCTTTGTGTATCCCTCAGCGTTGCGACCCTGCCAAATATTTTTGGCTGGTTCCGCCGCATTCCCTATACGCTTCTGCTGGTCATTGTTGGACTTGGGCTGGCACTGGTCAACGTGCGGTTGGTTAATCTATCTCCCGGTCTGATTTTAACCATTTTTCTGCCCCCCCTCCTGTTTGAAGCGGCCTGGAATCTGAAGTGGTCCAGTCTGAAACAGGCGTTTTTGCCCGTCAGCCTGTTTGCCATCATTGGGGTCATCATTTCCATTGCTGGCATCACATTGGGGCTAACCCAGTTTGCCGGACTTTCCCTGACAACCGCCTTGCTGATTGGAGTTTGTCTATCTGCCACGGATCCTGTTTCAGTCGTCGCCCTGTTCCGCGAGCTGGGAGTTGAAAAACAATTGCTCACCCTGACAGAGGGTGAAAGTCTGTTTAATGATGGCATGGCCGTCGTTGCCTTCAGTTTCATACTGAGTTTTTCTCTGGGCACTACAGAATTCGCCTTGCAGCCAATTCTGCTCGATTTTTTCACGGTGGTCGGGGTTGGGGTCGGAATCGGCGCATTAATCGGATTTGCGATTTCCTATCTGACCCAGCGTTTTGACCTGCCCCTGGTGGAACAGTCGTTGACCCTGGTTTCCGCCTATGGTGCTTACCTCCTGGCTGAAGATTTAGGCGGCTCTGGAGTGATTGCAGTCGTGACGACGGGCTTAATCCTGGGAAATTTTGGCTCTCGCATTGGCATGAACCCCCGCACCCGTGTCATTGTGACTGAATTCTGGGATTTCCTGGCGTTTTTTGTCAACTCCATTGTGTTTTTACTAATCGGAGATCAGATCCACTTCGAGTCTCTAGAGCAAAACCTGCCTACTATTGCCATCACAGTATTCGCCATGCTTCTCATGCGGGCGATTTCAATCTTTACACTCAGTCTGGTCAGTAACCGCTTTTCTGCAACGCCCATCCCCCTGGCTGAGCAAACACTCCTCTGGTGGGGAGGCTTGCGGGGTTCTGTGTCGATCGCTCTGGCCCTCAGTGTTCCTGTAGCCTTGCAAGAACGGGAAACCGTGATTTCTACGGTCTTTGGCACAGTATTGTTTACCCTTCTGGTACAGGGCTTGTCAGTTCGCCCCCTGCTGGAATTGTTCAACTTACTGGGAGACCAACCTCTGCGGCAACAATTCTCAGAGTTTGTGGCCCGACAGGTTGCCCTCAAACGAGTAGAGCAGTACCTGGAAGAAATTGATTATCGCCCTGGCATTGAACCTGATTTCTTTGGTTACCAGAAAGCACTGGTGCGGGGAGAGCTGAATCGTCTGGGAGAAGAAATCGACAAGTTGCAAGACCAGAATCCCAGTCTGAGAGAGTTTGCAACAGAACAACTACGCAATGAACTACTGGCGATCGAAGCCAATACCTATGCCGAGTTTGTCCAGACAGGGCGGCTTAACCAGGAACTTGCTTCCTTACTTGAGGAAGTGATTGAGGGATGA
- a CDS encoding NAD-dependent epimerase/dehydratase family protein codes for MQEQNFSGKKVLITGGLGFIGSNLARRLIALGASVQLVDSLIPEYGGNLFNVADIQDRVTINISDVRDEHSMRYLVQGKDFLFNLAGQTSHLDSMKDPYTDLEINCRAQLSILEACRKYNPDIRIVFTSTRQLYGKPDYLPVDEKHLLRPVDVNGINKMAGEWYHILYNNVYGIRASALRLTNTYGPGMRIKDTRQTFLGIWIRLLLEGKPFEVWGGEQLRDYTYVDDVVNALLTAAVNYKAEGKIFNLGGDCVVSLLDTAKCMIEANGGGEFTVREFPAERKRIDIGDYYSDYSLIRSELGWEPQVPLLDGLSKTLKYYRENLEHYL; via the coding sequence ATGCAAGAACAGAATTTCAGCGGAAAAAAGGTTCTCATTACGGGTGGATTGGGTTTTATTGGCAGTAACCTTGCCCGGCGGTTAATCGCATTGGGCGCATCGGTTCAGCTTGTCGATAGCCTGATTCCTGAATATGGGGGTAATCTTTTCAATGTTGCGGACATTCAAGATCGAGTAACCATCAATATCTCAGATGTGCGTGATGAGCACAGTATGCGTTATCTGGTGCAGGGAAAGGACTTTCTGTTTAACCTGGCAGGACAGACCAGCCATTTGGACTCAATGAAAGATCCCTACACCGATCTGGAGATCAACTGTCGAGCACAGCTTTCTATCCTTGAAGCTTGCAGGAAATACAACCCGGACATCCGCATTGTATTTACCAGTACCCGCCAGCTTTATGGTAAACCTGACTATCTCCCAGTGGATGAAAAGCACCTGCTGCGTCCGGTGGATGTGAATGGAATCAACAAAATGGCGGGCGAGTGGTATCACATCCTCTATAACAACGTTTATGGAATTCGCGCCAGTGCTCTAAGACTGACGAATACCTACGGTCCGGGGATGCGAATTAAAGACACCCGCCAGACTTTCTTAGGGATTTGGATCCGGTTATTACTCGAAGGAAAACCCTTTGAAGTTTGGGGTGGTGAACAGTTAAGAGATTACACCTACGTTGATGATGTGGTTAACGCTCTCTTAACCGCCGCAGTTAATTATAAAGCTGAAGGCAAAATCTTCAACCTGGGTGGCGACTGTGTCGTCAGTTTGCTGGATACAGCAAAGTGCATGATCGAGGCTAATGGCGGTGGAGAGTTTACCGTTCGGGAATTCCCCGCTGAACGTAAGCGCATCGATATTGGAGATTACTACAGCGACTACAGTCTGATTCGGTCAGAGCTTGGATGGGAGCCTCAAGTTCCTTTATTAGACGGTTTATCCAAAACCCTGAAATACTATCGAGAAAACCTGGAGCATTATCTATGA
- a CDS encoding DegT/DnrJ/EryC1/StrS family aminotransferase: MAGQHEPILQTNPKAGYLAHKAEIDAAIQQVLDGGFYILGQEVEAFEQEFAAYIGASYGIGVANGTDAIEMALRACGVGVGDVVITVSHTAVATVAAVERVGATPLLIDVDPVTFTMDVDCLEEAIAQVHRNPSLGKLKAIVPVHLYGHPANMPAIMALARQHDLFVIEDCAQAHGATLDGRKIGTWGHLAAFSLYPTKNLGALGDAGIVVTSDAILAEAVSVLRQYGWRKRYISDIPGTNSRLDPMQAAILRVKLRYLDADNAARQSVAQQYNDYFVGLPLQLPQLQGSVTHVYHQYVVRGQERESLRHFLDSHKIGTAIHYPAPVHLQPAYQSRVPLGQRGLPVTEQICHEILSLPMHPFLTPEAVQRTAEAIVQWHQQRGAGNLPISTQGVFESVPQPLTSGSVSAQ; encoded by the coding sequence ATGGCAGGTCAACACGAGCCAATTCTTCAAACCAATCCTAAAGCAGGCTATCTAGCTCACAAGGCAGAAATTGATGCCGCAATTCAGCAGGTTTTGGATGGTGGCTTCTACATCCTGGGACAGGAAGTGGAAGCGTTTGAACAGGAATTTGCGGCCTACATTGGTGCCAGCTACGGAATCGGAGTAGCAAATGGGACGGATGCCATTGAGATGGCTTTGCGGGCTTGCGGTGTTGGGGTGGGAGATGTGGTAATCACAGTCTCTCACACGGCAGTGGCAACCGTCGCAGCCGTTGAGCGGGTTGGGGCAACCCCACTTCTGATAGATGTCGATCCAGTGACTTTCACGATGGATGTGGATTGCCTGGAAGAGGCGATCGCCCAGGTCCATCGAAATCCTTCCCTTGGGAAACTCAAGGCCATTGTGCCCGTCCACCTCTATGGTCATCCGGCGAATATGCCCGCCATCATGGCGCTTGCCAGACAGCATGACCTGTTTGTCATTGAGGACTGTGCTCAGGCTCATGGCGCAACTCTGGATGGGCGCAAGATTGGTACCTGGGGGCACCTGGCTGCTTTCAGCCTCTATCCGACCAAAAATTTAGGTGCCCTGGGCGATGCTGGCATCGTAGTCACCAGTGATGCCATTCTGGCAGAAGCGGTTTCGGTCCTGCGCCAATATGGTTGGCGCAAGCGTTACATCAGTGATATTCCGGGCACAAATTCACGGCTGGATCCAATGCAGGCTGCCATTCTGCGAGTCAAGTTGCGCTATCTGGATGCAGATAATGCCGCTCGCCAATCCGTTGCCCAACAGTACAATGACTATTTCGTGGGATTACCACTGCAACTGCCCCAACTGCAAGGAAGTGTAACCCACGTTTATCATCAATACGTGGTGCGGGGACAGGAACGGGAAAGCCTCAGGCATTTTCTGGATAGCCACAAGATTGGAACAGCCATTCACTATCCGGCTCCAGTCCATCTGCAACCGGCATACCAATCCAGAGTGCCATTGGGTCAACGAGGGTTGCCCGTTACGGAGCAGATCTGCCACGAAATCCTGAGCCTGCCGATGCATCCATTTCTCACCCCTGAAGCGGTGCAGCGAACGGCTGAAGCAATTGTGCAATGGCACCAGCAGAGAGGAGCTGGCAATCTCCCGATTTCGACTCAGGGAGTATTTGAGTCCGTGCCGCAACCGTTGACATCGGGTTCTGTCTCAGCCCAGTAA
- a CDS encoding glycosyltransferase family 4 protein, with protein MRIAIATENASLSMSGEAGLPLYYFDRLRARNVDVWMVCHERVRNELRERYPDDQIFQKIYFIKDSWLQIFIFKVGAWVPFRIRDMILGQLIYMITQSRARKLVKKLVKEFEIELVYSPTPISSKAPSFMYNVGAPVVIGPMCGGLDFPPAFRYLESPATRLSTYLGRVAAEVLNWLIPGKLQAEVLLVANDRTAKALPRGCKGKVYEVVESGVDLNLWQPSERPEPHPDRPTRFVYMARFVDQKGIPFLVEAFKQVAERTNSILELIGSGELMEATQAQVATLQLQDRVNFYGWLPLKQAADLIRECDVYMVPAIRDCGGCAMLEAMAIGMPVIAANWAGPGDYADSSCGILVDPTSKEDFVNGLAEAMIRLAESPELRQRMSKASIERVRTSYFDWDSKVERVIEVFEETIAQNQPEPAISHPKPAVQS; from the coding sequence ATGAGGATCGCGATCGCCACTGAAAATGCATCATTGTCAATGAGTGGGGAAGCTGGTTTACCACTCTACTACTTTGATCGCTTGCGAGCGCGCAATGTGGATGTCTGGATGGTTTGTCATGAAAGGGTTCGCAATGAGTTGCGCGAACGTTATCCAGACGATCAAATTTTTCAGAAGATTTACTTCATCAAAGATTCCTGGCTCCAGATTTTCATCTTCAAAGTGGGGGCATGGGTCCCATTTCGGATTCGAGACATGATCCTGGGCCAGCTCATCTACATGATTACCCAAAGTCGGGCGCGTAAGCTGGTCAAGAAACTGGTTAAGGAATTTGAAATTGAATTAGTCTACTCACCCACTCCTATCTCCTCTAAAGCGCCCAGCTTCATGTACAACGTAGGAGCACCTGTGGTCATTGGTCCCATGTGTGGTGGATTAGACTTTCCTCCGGCCTTCCGCTACCTGGAATCCCCGGCTACTCGTCTTTCCACCTATCTGGGGCGTGTCGCCGCTGAGGTTTTAAATTGGCTCATCCCCGGTAAGTTGCAGGCAGAGGTATTGCTGGTTGCCAACGATCGCACAGCAAAGGCTCTACCCAGAGGGTGTAAAGGTAAAGTATACGAAGTGGTGGAAAGTGGGGTGGATCTGAATCTGTGGCAACCTTCAGAACGCCCAGAACCCCACCCAGATCGTCCTACCCGGTTTGTCTACATGGCGCGCTTTGTAGACCAGAAAGGAATTCCATTCCTGGTGGAAGCCTTTAAACAGGTGGCAGAGCGAACAAACTCAATCCTGGAACTGATTGGCAGTGGCGAATTAATGGAAGCAACTCAGGCTCAGGTTGCCACGCTTCAGCTTCAAGATAGGGTCAACTTTTACGGCTGGCTTCCACTGAAGCAGGCCGCCGATCTGATTCGTGAATGTGATGTTTATATGGTGCCTGCAATCCGGGATTGTGGTGGATGCGCCATGCTGGAAGCGATGGCGATTGGGATGCCTGTGATTGCAGCTAATTGGGCAGGGCCTGGAGATTATGCAGACTCTAGCTGTGGCATCCTGGTTGACCCAACCTCGAAAGAAGACTTTGTCAATGGACTGGCAGAGGCAATGATTCGTTTGGCAGAGTCCCCAGAATTACGCCAGCGGATGAGCAAAGCCAGTATAGAACGGGTGCGAACCAGTTATTTTGACTGGGATTCCAAGGTCGAGCGCGTAATTGAAGTGTTTGAGGAAACGATCGCCCAAAATCAGCCTGAACCTGCAATCTCCCACCCCAAACCAGCTGTGCAGAGTTAG